The following coding sequences are from one Pseudomonas mendocina window:
- a CDS encoding LysR family transcriptional regulator → MRLRHIEIFQAILQTGSVTGAASLLNVSQPAASKALQHAEAQLGFTLFKRVRGQLLPTPEARILEQSTARVFEELQRARRLAGGLRQQSARSLRVVATPSLAQSLLPKVIPRWMKRFPGVPYELATHHTPELVENLLLHESDLALTLQDPKHAGLSMRTLAQGQMVVIAPPGHWPVSSLDEPLDIQELGGEPLLALDTRDALGSLLDHHLGETPQPPRVVARVQTWLLARSLVAEGLGLAVVDPLTGYGPGAPIQVRALRPMLPVKFYALTRPDEGASDALEGLLEELGKEAAVLMR, encoded by the coding sequence GTGCGCCTGCGCCATATCGAAATCTTCCAGGCGATCCTGCAGACCGGTTCGGTGACCGGTGCCGCCAGCCTGCTCAATGTCTCTCAGCCGGCGGCGAGCAAAGCGCTACAGCACGCCGAGGCGCAGTTGGGTTTTACCCTGTTCAAGCGGGTGCGTGGTCAACTATTGCCGACCCCGGAAGCGCGAATCCTCGAGCAGTCTACGGCTCGGGTATTCGAAGAGCTGCAGCGCGCCCGGCGCCTGGCCGGTGGGCTGCGTCAGCAGAGCGCGCGCAGCTTGCGGGTGGTGGCCACGCCGAGCCTGGCACAATCACTATTACCCAAGGTTATTCCGCGCTGGATGAAGCGTTTTCCGGGCGTGCCATACGAGCTGGCGACTCACCACACCCCGGAGCTGGTGGAGAATCTGTTACTGCACGAGAGTGATCTGGCGCTGACGTTGCAGGATCCCAAGCATGCCGGCCTGAGCATGCGCACCCTGGCGCAGGGGCAGATGGTGGTGATCGCGCCGCCCGGGCACTGGCCTGTGTCCAGCCTGGACGAGCCGCTGGATATCCAGGAACTGGGCGGCGAGCCGTTGCTGGCATTGGACACCCGTGACGCGCTGGGCAGCCTGCTCGATCACCACCTGGGCGAGACGCCGCAGCCGCCACGGGTGGTCGCGCGCGTGCAGACCTGGCTGCTGGCGCGCTCGCTGGTCGCCGAAGGGCTGGGGCTGGCCGTGGTCGATCCGCTGACCGGTTATGGCCCGGGGGCGCCGATTCAGGTTCGGGCGTTGCGGCCTATGTTGCCGGTCAAGTTCTATGCGTTGACGCGCCCAGACGAAGGGGCCAGTGATGCGTTGGAGGGGTTGCTGGAGGAGCTGGGCAAGGAAGCCGCGGTATTGATGAGGTAG
- a CDS encoding GFA family protein — MNKDIGEINGACHCGGVRFHVTLSDGLHTARRCNCSYCRMRGAVAVSAELAGFRILQGEDLLTTYSFNTHSAKHFFCSRCGIYTHHQRRSNPHQYGVNVACLEGISPFDFAEVPVSDGIAHPSDDPTGAGPRQAGVLRFIPS, encoded by the coding sequence ATGAACAAGGATATCGGCGAGATCAACGGTGCCTGTCACTGCGGCGGTGTGCGCTTTCACGTGACCTTGAGCGATGGCCTGCATACTGCGCGGCGCTGCAACTGCTCCTACTGCCGGATGCGTGGGGCGGTGGCGGTCTCGGCCGAGCTGGCCGGTTTTCGTATCCTGCAGGGCGAAGACCTGCTGACCACCTATAGTTTCAACACCCACAGCGCGAAGCACTTCTTCTGCTCGCGCTGCGGCATCTACACCCACCACCAGCGCCGCTCCAATCCCCATCAGTACGGCGTCAATGTGGCTTGCCTGGAGGGCATCAGCCCGTTCGACTTCGCTGAGGTGCCGGTCAGCGATGGCATCGCCCATCCCAGTGACGATCCTACCGGCGCCGGGCCGCGGCAAGCCGGCGTGCTGCGCTTTATCCCGTCGTGA
- a CDS encoding MetQ/NlpA family ABC transporter substrate-binding protein, producing MKKLLTVIAACAAFSAQAETLNVAATPVPHAEILEFVKPALAKEGVELKVRVFTDYVQPNLQVQQKNLDANFFQHQPYLDEFNASRKTDLVSVAGVHVEPFGAYSSKIKNLSELPQGATVAIPNDATNGGRALLLLQKAGVIKLKPEAGILATPKDIVENPKAIKVRELEAATLPRVLSQVDLALINTNYALEAKLNPTKDALAIEGSDSPYVNILVTRADNKDSEAVQKLVKVLHSAEVKQFIEEKYQGAVVPAF from the coding sequence ATGAAGAAACTGCTGACTGTCATCGCCGCCTGCGCGGCCTTCTCGGCCCAGGCCGAAACCCTCAACGTCGCCGCCACCCCGGTGCCGCACGCGGAGATCCTCGAGTTCGTCAAACCGGCCCTGGCCAAAGAAGGCGTGGAGCTGAAGGTGCGCGTGTTCACCGACTACGTGCAGCCCAACCTGCAAGTGCAGCAGAAGAACCTCGACGCCAACTTCTTCCAGCACCAGCCGTACCTGGACGAGTTCAATGCCAGCCGCAAGACCGACCTGGTCAGCGTTGCCGGCGTGCACGTCGAGCCCTTCGGCGCCTACTCCAGCAAGATCAAGAACCTGAGCGAGCTGCCGCAAGGCGCTACCGTGGCCATCCCCAACGATGCCACCAACGGCGGCCGCGCCCTGCTGCTGCTGCAGAAGGCCGGCGTGATCAAACTCAAGCCGGAAGCCGGCATCCTCGCCACGCCGAAAGACATCGTCGAGAACCCAAAGGCGATCAAGGTGCGTGAACTGGAAGCAGCCACCCTGCCGCGCGTACTGAGCCAGGTCGACCTCGCCCTGATCAACACCAACTACGCCCTGGAAGCCAAGCTGAACCCGACCAAGGACGCCCTGGCCATCGAAGGCAGCGACTCGCCGTACGTGAACATCCTGGTCACTCGCGCCGACAACAAGGACAGCGAGGCCGTGCAGAAGCTGGTCAAGGTCCTGCACAGCGCCGAGGTGAAGCAGTTCATCGAAGAGAAGTACCAGGGCGCCGTCGTACCGGCGTTCTGA